A single Bacillus sp. HMF5848 DNA region contains:
- a CDS encoding aspartate:alanine exchanger family transporter codes for MIVDLLEEPLILLFIILFLGSWIGQTKIKGLSLGSAGILLVAMIFGHYGFQVAPIIQSFGLSLFIVAVGLQAGPRFFRMMRTSGIIFGIIGFIIVFVAVITTVVVSKLFHIPEALSIGLMTGALTSTPGLAAALQATNDPIASVGYGIAYPFGVVAVVLFVQLLPKLLKVNLKEDLTKAADPVRNEESPEVTTIEVTNPSIHKQTLKELNFNKFQSVVISRVIRNDRNIIALGDTVILKGDRLVTVGLRSHIERFRDYVGKEVTTNLKNADHIKLRKIVVDSEETIGKNLKELHLRRKYGVTVTRFERGGFEYNQNARIRLERGDILTVVSSVDRLDDVEKLFSRKRLAITNVHIFSLSIILLIGILVGMIPIHLPGLGTIKLGVAGGPLFVALIIGHFGKIGPIQARYYQPSNKVIGDIGLALFLAGAGTTAGQGIVEVVQTEGLTLLLSGAIITIVPIAVGFFIARKIFKLSIIHSLGVLCGGMTSTPGLGSVNQLIDSEDPAIAYAAAYPFALIFVAIASQLLIFFI; via the coding sequence GTGATTGTAGATTTATTGGAAGAACCCCTTATACTACTTTTTATCATCTTATTTTTAGGCTCTTGGATTGGGCAAACGAAAATCAAAGGGTTAAGCCTCGGCTCTGCAGGTATTCTACTTGTCGCTATGATTTTTGGCCATTATGGGTTCCAAGTTGCACCGATTATTCAAAGCTTCGGACTTAGTTTGTTTATCGTGGCAGTTGGATTACAAGCAGGTCCTCGTTTTTTCCGCATGATGCGTACGAGCGGGATCATTTTTGGTATTATTGGCTTTATCATTGTTTTTGTTGCCGTTATTACGACCGTTGTAGTGTCCAAGCTGTTTCATATTCCAGAAGCATTGAGCATTGGACTTATGACAGGCGCTTTAACTAGTACACCTGGTCTTGCAGCGGCTCTTCAAGCAACGAACGACCCGATTGCCTCTGTAGGGTACGGGATTGCCTATCCTTTCGGGGTAGTGGCCGTCGTGTTATTTGTGCAGCTTCTACCAAAGCTGTTGAAAGTAAACTTGAAAGAGGATTTAACAAAAGCAGCCGACCCAGTTCGAAATGAAGAGTCACCAGAAGTAACAACCATTGAGGTGACGAATCCTTCTATTCATAAGCAAACATTGAAGGAGCTAAATTTCAATAAATTCCAATCCGTCGTTATTAGTCGTGTTATTCGAAACGACCGAAACATAATCGCATTGGGCGATACGGTTATTTTAAAAGGAGATCGATTAGTGACAGTTGGATTGCGATCTCATATTGAAAGATTTCGCGACTATGTTGGTAAAGAGGTGACGACAAACCTCAAAAATGCCGACCATATTAAATTAAGAAAGATCGTCGTTGACTCAGAAGAAACGATTGGGAAAAATTTAAAAGAGTTACACTTAAGACGAAAATATGGTGTGACGGTGACAAGGTTTGAGCGTGGCGGGTTTGAATACAACCAAAACGCGAGAATTCGTTTAGAAAGAGGCGATATCTTAACGGTCGTGAGTAGTGTGGACCGGCTTGATGATGTCGAAAAATTGTTTTCTAGAAAACGTCTTGCGATTACCAATGTACACATTTTTTCACTCAGTATTATCCTATTAATTGGGATTCTTGTCGGGATGATTCCAATCCACCTTCCTGGCTTAGGCACTATAAAACTGGGCGTTGCTGGTGGTCCACTATTTGTAGCACTAATCATCGGGCATTTCGGGAAAATCGGACCTATTCAGGCCCGCTATTATCAGCCATCTAATAAAGTTATTGGCGATATTGGACTGGCCCTTTTCTTAGCCGGTGCCGGCACGACAGCCGGTCAAGGCATTGTCGAAGTCGTTCAAACAGAAGGACTCACCCTGCTACTTAGTGGCGCGATTATCACAATTGTGCCCATAGCGGTTGGCTTCTTTATTGCTAGGAAGATATTCAAGTTAAGTATCATTCATTCATTAGGTGTCCTATGTGGTGGCATGACAAGTACGCCAGGGCTAGGCTCGGTGAATCAACTTATTGATTCGGAAGACCCTGCGATTGCCTATGCGGCAGCCTATCCATTTGCCCTCATTTTTGTCGCGATTGCTTCGCAATTGCTCATTTTCTTCATATAA
- a CDS encoding GNAT family N-acetyltransferase, translating to MEINWLEWLGYLASLIVLVSLLMSSIIKLRWINLVGSSLFSLYGFLIGALPVGFMNLGIAIINIYYLVKIYSASAKKEYFKILSIEKDSEYFNHFLHFYKEGIKKFADPSKLETNTYEVSFYILRNMVPAGVFLGSKHDKNTLEVELDFVIPEYRDFKIGSFVYEDSKDHFLNKGYNRLISYTTVDEHVGYLRKMGFEEKQENGKKYFEKLLTR from the coding sequence ATGGAAATTAATTGGTTGGAGTGGTTAGGGTATTTAGCTTCTCTTATTGTCCTTGTTTCTTTATTGATGAGTTCAATTATTAAGCTTAGATGGATTAATTTAGTTGGATCTAGCTTGTTTTCACTATATGGATTTTTAATAGGGGCTTTACCAGTTGGGTTTATGAACTTAGGTATTGCCATTATTAACATATATTATCTTGTTAAGATATATAGTGCGAGCGCTAAGAAAGAGTACTTTAAGATTCTTTCAATAGAAAAGGATTCCGAGTATTTTAACCATTTCTTACATTTCTATAAAGAAGGCATTAAAAAATTTGCGGATCCTTCAAAATTAGAAACAAACACATACGAGGTTAGTTTCTATATTTTACGAAACATGGTGCCAGCGGGTGTGTTTTTGGGTTCTAAGCACGATAAAAACACCTTAGAAGTAGAGCTTGACTTTGTTATTCCAGAGTATAGAGATTTCAAAATTGGAAGCTTCGTTTACGAAGATAGTAAAGACCACTTTTTAAATAAAGGCTATAACAGATTAATTAGCTACACAACGGTTGATGAACATGTAGGCTATTTAAGAAAAATGGGCTTTGAGGAAAAGCAAGAAAACGGAAAGAAATATTTCGAAAAGCTACTAACAAGATAG
- the gdhA gene encoding NADP-specific glutamate dehydrogenase has protein sequence MKSLEQVEQTHNEHIDQYIQHVFETVKKRNPHESEFHQAVKEVLDSLIPALVQNPHYINQAILERIVEPERVITFRVPWVDDQGHVQVNRGFRVQYNSAIGPYKGGIRFHPTVNASIIKFLGFEQIFKNALTGQPIGGGKGGADFDPKGKSDGEIMRFCQSFMSELSKHIGPDIDVPAGDIGVGAREVGYLFGQYKKIRGGFEAGVLTGKGIGYGGSLARKEATGYGTVYFVEEMLKDNDLCFKDSTVVVSGSGNVSIYAMEKAMELGANVVACSDSSGYIYDKKGINLNTVKRLKEVEHKRIHEYVKEHPDAIYTDDPSGIWSVPCDIALPCATQNEIDHHSAQILVSNGVKAIGEGANMPSTHEAINLFLKENILFAPGKAANAGGVSVSSLEMAQNSARLSWSFEEVNNRLHRIMKSIYRNSKDAAETYGAPGNLVVGANIAGFVRVADAMIEQGVI, from the coding sequence ATGAAATCATTAGAACAAGTTGAGCAAACTCATAATGAACATATAGACCAATACATTCAACATGTATTTGAAACGGTGAAAAAACGCAATCCACATGAAAGTGAATTCCATCAAGCGGTGAAAGAGGTATTAGATTCACTTATACCTGCCCTCGTTCAAAATCCTCATTATATCAATCAAGCCATCCTCGAACGAATCGTTGAGCCTGAAAGAGTGATTACGTTTCGAGTGCCGTGGGTAGATGATCAAGGGCATGTGCAAGTAAATCGTGGATTTCGCGTGCAATATAATAGTGCGATTGGGCCTTATAAAGGCGGGATAAGATTTCATCCTACAGTAAACGCAAGTATTATTAAGTTTTTAGGCTTTGAGCAAATTTTTAAAAATGCACTAACTGGGCAACCGATTGGTGGTGGCAAAGGTGGTGCCGATTTTGATCCAAAAGGTAAATCAGATGGAGAAATTATGCGATTTTGCCAAAGCTTCATGTCGGAGCTGAGCAAGCATATCGGCCCTGACATTGATGTGCCGGCTGGTGATATTGGTGTTGGGGCAAGAGAAGTTGGCTATCTGTTCGGGCAGTATAAAAAAATTCGCGGTGGGTTTGAAGCTGGTGTGTTAACCGGAAAAGGAATCGGCTACGGTGGAAGCCTAGCACGCAAAGAGGCAACTGGATACGGAACAGTTTATTTCGTAGAGGAAATGTTAAAAGACAATGATCTTTGTTTTAAAGATAGTACTGTCGTTGTGTCTGGCTCAGGTAATGTGTCTATTTATGCGATGGAAAAAGCTATGGAGCTGGGGGCCAATGTGGTTGCTTGTAGTGATTCAAGTGGATATATATATGATAAAAAAGGGATCAACTTAAATACTGTCAAACGCTTAAAAGAAGTAGAACATAAACGAATTCACGAGTATGTAAAAGAGCATCCAGACGCTATCTACACAGACGATCCATCTGGCATTTGGTCCGTGCCTTGTGATATTGCCCTTCCATGTGCGACGCAAAATGAAATTGACCACCACTCTGCCCAGATATTAGTGTCAAATGGCGTTAAGGCGATTGGTGAAGGAGCAAATATGCCTTCTACTCATGAAGCCATCAATCTTTTCTTAAAAGAAAATATTTTATTCGCTCCCGGAAAAGCCGCCAATGCGGGAGGTGTCTCTGTATCCTCTTTAGAAATGGCACAAAACAGTGCCCGACTTTCGTGGTCATTCGAAGAAGTCAATAACAGGTTGCATCGAATCATGAAAAGTATTTACCGTAACAGCAAAGATGCCGCCGAGACATACGGCGCTCCCGGAAACCTTGTGGTTGGTGCCAATATCGCTGGCTTTGTAAGAGTGGCCGATGCGATGATTGAGCAAGGCGTCATATAA
- a CDS encoding SpoIIE family protein phosphatase, whose protein sequence is MKQSRDNLPIDNLYKVLFDQNPLPILIIRPNIGQICDVNQAAIDFYGFSKDDFLQKTVFDLNFLQKEEVMAKMAKVNEEGKSVFYFKHVLKNGQIKDVKVNSIRISNGSTNLLYSIITDITETKIRTSFFEILFKKSPYAILILDNEYRIMDVNYNFEELFQYKASDIVGRSPMHVIYPENTATEQNENIKEVEKSGLLKTNTIRKKKDGNLVYIELISFPIFNEDEHIATYALYRDLTETRQLQKQIEDNLDYAQKIQMSLLPKPIEEEHIKIHGHCEPWEKLGGDLYYWQDLKNGQYAVLIADVMGHGISASLICMKIRTLASDILHFNTFDPVRFVQLLNEHMKTNLAGLKEAIYFTGIFMLIDTIDKKISYVNCGHPYGVLLQDNGRHSLLNDGTVPIGLLHDINPPLHEISYSHNSRLVLYTDGVLQEESLSLDDNIHYLIRFTNDYTALNNHDFVKKAISLRKQAADVSDDVSFVSIQLL, encoded by the coding sequence ATGAAGCAATCACGAGACAATTTACCTATAGACAATTTATATAAGGTCCTTTTCGACCAAAACCCTTTGCCGATACTTATTATTCGGCCTAATATTGGACAGATTTGCGATGTAAATCAAGCAGCTATTGATTTTTATGGCTTCTCCAAAGATGATTTTCTACAAAAGACCGTTTTTGATTTAAATTTCTTACAAAAAGAAGAAGTTATGGCAAAAATGGCAAAAGTGAATGAGGAAGGAAAAAGTGTCTTTTACTTTAAACACGTTCTTAAAAACGGACAAATAAAGGATGTAAAAGTTAATAGTATTAGAATAAGTAATGGATCTACTAACCTTCTGTATTCTATTATTACTGATATAACAGAAACGAAGATTCGAACTTCCTTTTTTGAGATACTTTTCAAAAAATCTCCCTATGCTATCCTCATTCTAGATAACGAGTACCGCATTATGGATGTTAATTATAATTTTGAAGAGCTATTTCAATATAAAGCAAGTGACATCGTCGGGAGGTCTCCGATGCACGTGATATATCCTGAGAATACTGCTACAGAACAGAACGAGAACATTAAAGAAGTAGAGAAATCTGGCTTATTAAAAACGAACACCATCCGAAAGAAAAAAGATGGAAATCTCGTATATATAGAGCTCATCTCTTTTCCAATATTTAACGAAGATGAACACATTGCTACGTATGCACTTTATAGAGACTTAACAGAAACGCGTCAATTACAAAAACAAATAGAGGACAACCTTGACTATGCACAGAAAATTCAAATGAGTTTATTGCCAAAGCCGATTGAAGAGGAGCATATCAAAATTCACGGTCATTGCGAGCCTTGGGAAAAGCTTGGTGGTGACCTTTATTACTGGCAAGATTTAAAAAATGGGCAATATGCAGTACTCATTGCAGATGTTATGGGACATGGGATATCAGCATCATTAATATGTATGAAAATACGTACGCTTGCTTCAGATATATTACATTTCAATACGTTCGATCCTGTCCGGTTTGTGCAACTTCTTAATGAGCATATGAAAACTAATTTAGCAGGTTTGAAGGAAGCCATATATTTCACAGGAATCTTCATGCTGATTGATACGATCGATAAGAAAATTTCGTATGTGAATTGTGGGCATCCTTATGGTGTATTGTTACAAGATAACGGTAGGCATTCTCTTTTGAATGATGGGACGGTGCCCATAGGATTACTCCATGATATAAACCCACCCTTACACGAGATTTCCTATAGTCATAATAGTAGGCTAGTACTTTATACAGACGGGGTCCTACAGGAAGAATCACTCAGCCTAGATGATAATATTCATTATTTAATCCGCTTCACAAACGATTATACAGCATTAAACAATCATGATTTTGTGAAAAAAGCAATTAGCTTAAGAAAACAAGCGGCTGATGTGTCAGATGATGTATCTTTCGTATCTATTCAATTGCTTTAA
- a CDS encoding YibE/F family protein: MNVLVIMTVILFLLMTLIGGGKGARSFFALFFNFAVFIMIVFLMNDPNANPIILTLVASIIICFINLFYINDINSKTKTAFVSSIITIVILLLFIVIITEKAKIQGFGEEEIEELSMFSLYIGVDFVKIATSVIIVSTIGAITDTAMAISSPMREIYYHNPHLDRKALFASGLGIGKDILGTSTNTLFFAFFGSYLALLIWFKDLSYTLGDIVNSKIFSAEMITILCAGIGVTLVIPITSWITAYFLVKNKANSDIHE; the protein is encoded by the coding sequence ATGAATGTTTTAGTTATAATGACAGTCATTTTGTTTCTTTTAATGACGTTAATTGGTGGAGGGAAAGGTGCGAGGTCTTTCTTTGCTTTGTTCTTCAATTTCGCTGTGTTCATCATGATTGTTTTTCTTATGAACGATCCGAATGCCAATCCAATTATATTAACATTGGTCGCGTCTATCATCATTTGTTTTATAAATCTATTTTATATAAATGACATCAATAGCAAAACAAAGACAGCCTTCGTCTCTTCTATCATCACGATTGTGATATTACTGTTATTTATTGTCATCATAACAGAAAAAGCCAAAATCCAAGGTTTTGGGGAAGAGGAAATCGAGGAACTCAGCATGTTTTCCCTATATATTGGAGTCGACTTTGTGAAAATTGCTACGTCTGTGATTATTGTTAGTACGATTGGTGCCATTACGGACACGGCGATGGCTATTTCCTCTCCGATGCGAGAAATTTATTATCATAACCCGCACCTTGATAGAAAAGCGCTTTTCGCATCAGGTCTTGGGATTGGTAAGGACATCTTAGGAACTAGCACGAACACGCTATTTTTCGCTTTCTTTGGGAGCTATCTGGCCTTACTTATTTGGTTTAAGGATTTATCTTACACGCTAGGTGACATTGTAAACTCTAAAATATTTAGTGCGGAAATGATTACGATTCTATGCGCTGGTATCGGGGTCACGCTCGTAATCCCGATTACGTCCTGGATTACAGCTTATTTTTTAGTGAAGAACAAAGCAAACAGTGATATACACGAATAA
- the dacB gene encoding D-alanyl-D-alanine carboxypeptidase/D-alanyl-D-alanine-endopeptidase → MKLKLLLHVCVILAISFLPYMTVEAPHAKESISIEQLTTQLTQLVENEPLLKGATIGISVRHAFSGDVLYARNSNVRLTPASNMKLFTAQAALQLLGENYRFTTEVLTDGHVKKGTLYGNVFLKGKGDPTLLQTDLETIVETLQKAGIEKIEGNVIGDDSWFDDVRHSIDLPWSDEQEYYGAGVSALSLAPDSDYDTGTVLLEVMPNKKVGGKARVTVTPKTKYVTIQNDIKTVAAEEEKDITVERKHGTNVITLSGTIPVNARKDKEWVAVWEPTLYAVDVFHESLTGHGIEVSGNERRGTTPKNATLLAEHHSMPLKELLIPFMKLSNNVHAEVLVKEMGKVKAGEGSWNQGLAVMKHELQALGIDVNTLITRDGSGISHVNAIPANEISRLLFVAQQQKWFPAFQSSLPVSGFHEKMVGGTLRYRLTDPSAIGRVYAKTGTLTSVSSLAGYVKTDSGEDLIFSIVLNGLLDEWEGKNLEDKIVMALLKM, encoded by the coding sequence ATGAAACTGAAACTTCTATTACATGTATGTGTTATATTGGCTATTTCTTTTCTACCTTACATGACGGTGGAGGCGCCTCATGCAAAAGAATCAATAAGTATCGAGCAGCTAACGACACAACTTACTCAACTCGTAGAAAATGAACCTTTATTAAAAGGAGCCACAATTGGAATAAGCGTGCGACATGCATTTTCTGGTGACGTGCTCTATGCGCGTAACAGTAACGTACGGTTAACGCCTGCATCGAACATGAAATTATTTACAGCGCAAGCTGCTCTGCAACTGTTAGGCGAAAACTACCGATTTACGACTGAGGTGTTAACAGATGGCCATGTGAAAAAAGGAACGCTGTACGGAAACGTATTTTTAAAAGGAAAAGGAGATCCGACTTTACTTCAAACAGACCTTGAAACGATCGTTGAGACGTTACAAAAAGCGGGTATAGAAAAAATTGAAGGAAATGTAATAGGAGATGATAGTTGGTTTGACGATGTGCGGCATTCAATTGATTTACCTTGGTCGGATGAACAAGAGTATTATGGAGCGGGAGTGTCTGCCTTATCGTTAGCACCGGATAGCGATTATGATACAGGTACCGTTCTCCTGGAAGTCATGCCAAACAAAAAAGTGGGCGGAAAAGCACGTGTCACGGTGACACCAAAAACAAAGTACGTAACCATTCAAAACGACATAAAAACTGTCGCAGCAGAAGAGGAAAAGGATATTACGGTGGAGCGTAAGCACGGAACAAATGTCATTACTCTGTCGGGAACGATTCCGGTCAATGCTCGTAAAGATAAAGAGTGGGTTGCTGTTTGGGAGCCAACTTTATACGCGGTGGATGTGTTTCATGAATCACTCACAGGTCATGGGATAGAAGTTAGCGGGAACGAGCGGCGCGGCACGACACCAAAGAATGCGACACTCTTAGCTGAGCATCATTCGATGCCATTAAAAGAGCTGCTAATCCCGTTTATGAAATTAAGCAACAACGTGCACGCAGAGGTATTGGTTAAAGAGATGGGGAAAGTGAAGGCTGGTGAAGGAAGCTGGAATCAAGGATTGGCAGTGATGAAGCATGAACTCCAAGCACTTGGCATTGATGTGAACACACTCATCACACGGGATGGTTCTGGCATATCTCACGTAAATGCCATCCCGGCTAATGAAATATCAAGGCTTCTCTTTGTGGCACAACAACAGAAATGGTTTCCTGCCTTTCAATCTTCGCTGCCTGTGTCAGGCTTTCATGAGAAAATGGTCGGTGGCACACTTCGTTATCGGTTAACAGACCCGAGCGCAATTGGCAGAGTATATGCAAAGACGGGCACATTGACGTCTGTCAGTTCTCTTGCTGGATATGTAAAAACAGACAGTGGGGAGGACCTCATTTTCTCTATCGTACTGAACGGGTTGCTTGATGAGTGGGAAGGAAAAAATCTTGAGGATAAGATTGTGATGGCTTTGCTTAAAATGTAA
- a CDS encoding YibE/F family protein — protein MRTVPILPGGFILRNIFRNLNKKHTYILTVLVLLCVASIMFVHNNHSFYERPIAEVIETHLEEATEVVDEFDNEDRLFTQHILAVLKNGPKKGQRIQLRNEYSSSKAFDQEYRLGDEVFVSVNSPGGNTELTGSIESVKRDTYIVFVGWIFIFTLLLVGKKQGLFSIISLIVNAALLSYALDIYINYSSISLLFICSVSIVLFTIISLALVNGFNEKTYAAIVATLLGTFTSLLITYFVLWVTSEQGLRYEEIQFITRPYQVVFMAGLFIGSLGAVMDVAITMSSSIFALYEKNHNIDIKALIQSGMEIGKDIMGTMTNILFFVYISGSIPTLLLYMKNEYPLGFILSINLSLELARALAGGIGIVLTIPIGLYISILFLKRKQAAS, from the coding sequence ATGAGAACCGTCCCCATACTGCCAGGAGGTTTTATTTTGAGGAACATCTTTAGGAATTTGAATAAAAAACACACGTACATACTCACAGTCTTAGTCCTTTTATGTGTAGCCTCTATTATGTTTGTGCACAACAATCATTCTTTTTATGAACGGCCAATAGCCGAGGTGATAGAGACACATTTAGAAGAAGCAACGGAAGTGGTTGATGAATTTGATAATGAGGATCGTCTATTTACACAGCACATCTTAGCTGTGTTAAAAAACGGACCGAAAAAAGGGCAGCGGATTCAGCTAAGGAATGAGTATTCGTCGTCTAAAGCTTTTGATCAAGAGTACCGTCTGGGAGATGAGGTTTTTGTTTCAGTTAACTCGCCTGGGGGCAATACCGAATTAACAGGCTCCATCGAGTCTGTTAAACGCGATACATACATCGTGTTTGTAGGCTGGATCTTTATTTTCACTTTGTTACTAGTTGGGAAAAAGCAAGGGTTGTTTTCTATTATTAGCTTGATTGTTAATGCGGCTTTGTTGAGTTATGCATTAGATATATACATTAACTATTCAAGTATTAGCCTATTATTTATATGCAGCGTTAGTATTGTGTTATTTACTATTATTTCTTTAGCGCTCGTTAATGGCTTTAATGAAAAAACGTATGCGGCTATTGTTGCCACACTGTTAGGGACATTTACATCTCTTCTTATTACTTATTTCGTATTGTGGGTCACGTCGGAGCAAGGTCTTCGTTATGAGGAAATACAATTTATCACTCGCCCCTATCAAGTTGTTTTTATGGCAGGATTATTCATAGGCTCTTTAGGGGCCGTCATGGATGTGGCAATCACGATGTCGTCATCTATCTTTGCATTGTATGAAAAAAACCACAACATTGACATTAAAGCACTTATACAGTCAGGTATGGAAATCGGAAAGGATATTATGGGTACGATGACAAATATTTTGTTTTTTGTTTATATTAGCGGTTCCATTCCGACACTTCTTTTATATATGAAAAATGAATACCCACTAGGCTTTATCCTATCAATCAACCTTTCATTAGAATTAGCACGCGCTCTAGCTGGTGGGATTGGGATCGTGCTAACCATTCCGATTGGCCTTTATATTTCGATATTGTTCTTAAAAAGAAAGCAGGCCGCATCATGA
- a CDS encoding YnfA family protein: MSAIILFILAGIAEIGGGYLIWLWLREGKPFYWGIGGGIALALYGVIATFQAFPSFGRVYAAYGGVFIVLSVLWGWGVDKKTPDLYDWIGATICLVGVSVMLLAPRQ, encoded by the coding sequence ATTAGTGCCATTATTTTATTTATACTAGCAGGAATAGCTGAAATTGGTGGAGGTTATTTAATTTGGTTATGGTTAAGAGAAGGTAAACCTTTTTATTGGGGGATAGGTGGAGGGATAGCATTGGCTTTATATGGTGTGATTGCAACATTTCAAGCCTTTCCTTCATTCGGCAGAGTGTATGCTGCATACGGAGGAGTGTTTATTGTTTTATCTGTTCTATGGGGCTGGGGCGTTGATAAAAAAACGCCAGATTTATATGATTGGATCGGTGCAACCATTTGTTTAGTAGGTGTATCAGTCATGTTACTTGCGCCACGGCAATAA